Proteins from one Impatiens glandulifera chromosome 2, dImpGla2.1, whole genome shotgun sequence genomic window:
- the LOC124927681 gene encoding protein RADIALIS-like 3 produces MASSSMSSRRSTWTAQENKLFERALAYYDTETPDRWHNIARAVGGGKTAEECKSHFQILLEDLYQIDSGRVPFPYMISCLAILASHLILHE; encoded by the coding sequence ATGGCTTCGAGTTCAATGAGTTCACGAAGGTCAACATGGACGGCCCAAGAGAATAAGCTCTTCGAGAGGGCTTTGGCATATTACGATACCGAAACACCCGACAGGTGGCACAACATTGCTAGGGCTGTGGGCGGCGGAAAGACGGCGGAAGAGTGCAAGTCTCACTTCCAGATTCTTCTAGAAGATCTCTACCAAATTGACTCCGGCCGTGTTCCCTTCCCTTACATGATCAGCTGCCTAGCTATCCTCGCTTCTCATCTTATATTACATGAATGA
- the LOC124927619 gene encoding protein RADIALIS-like 3, producing the protein MASSSMSSRRSTWTAQENKLFERALARYDTETPDRWHNIARAVGGGKTAEECKSHFQILLEDLYQIESGRVPFPNYMQSS; encoded by the coding sequence ATGGCTTCGAGTTCAATGAGTTCAAGAAGGTCAACATGGACGGCCCAAGAGAACAAGCTCTTCGAGAGGGCCTTGGCACGTTACGATACCGAAACACCCGATAGGTGGCACAACATTGCTCGGGCCGTGGGCGGCGGCAAAACTGCAGAAGAGTGCAAATCTCACTTCCAGATTCTTCTAGAAGATCTCTACCAAATCGAGTCCGGCCGTGTTCCCTTCCCCAATTACATGCAGTCATCATGA